A single genomic interval of Sebastes umbrosus isolate fSebUmb1 chromosome 11, fSebUmb1.pri, whole genome shotgun sequence harbors:
- the LOC119496445 gene encoding hairy/enhancer-of-split related with YRPW motif protein 1-like: MKRSHNYSSSESDLDDNVEVEKDSGDENGQLDSHGSMSPSTTTQVQARKRRRGIIEKRRRDRINNSLSELRRLVPSAFEKQGSAKLEKAEILQMTVDHLKMLHASGGKGFFEAHALAKDYRSLGFRECLAETARYLSIIEGRDGADPLRVRLVSHLSSYASQREVHTGLEHLAWGSAYGAGPAHLPHPLLLQHPQGRTPASRSKSSPPSSSSASSSSSTSSSPSTEASGTSRLVVMPPAETLRVPHNGSLALSLSVPTSKLSPPLLSSLSSLSAFPLSFGAFPLVSPAALGTVSPSSTLSKPYRPWGTEIGAF; the protein is encoded by the exons ATGAAGCGAAGCCACAACTACAGCTCATCGGAAAGCGACCTGGATGACAATGTTGAGGTGGAGAAGGACAGTGGTGACGAAAATGG tCAACTTGATTCTCACGGCTCGATGTCACCCTCCACAACCACCCAAGTTCAAGCCAGGAAAAGGCGCAGAGGG ATTATTGAGAAAAGGAGACGTGACCGCATCAATAATAGTCTGTCAGAGTTGAGAAGACTGGTGCCAAGTGCTTTTGAGAAACAG ggatCAGCTAAATTGGAAAAAGCAGAAATTTTGCAAATGACTGTGGACCATTTGAAGATGCTTCATGCATCTGGTGGCAAAG GTTTCTTTGAGGCTCATGCTCTTGCTAAGGATTACCGCAGCCTGGGCTTCAGGGAGTGTCTGGCAGAGACAGCTCGCTACCTGAGCATCATAGAGGGTCGGGACGGTGCGGACCCCCTCCGCGTACGTTTGGTGTCCCACCTCAGCAGCTACGCCTCTCAGAGGGAGGTGCACACTGGACTGGAACACTTAGCCTGGGGCTCTGCCTACGGTGCTGGTCCTGCTCAtctcccccaccccctcctcctaCAACACCCCCAGGGCAGGACACCTGCATCCAGGAGCAAAAGTagcccaccctcctcctcctccgcctcctcttcttcctctacatcttcctccccctccactGAGGCATCTGGGACATCCAGACTCGTCGTCATGCCCCCCGCAGAGACCCTCAGGGTGCCTCACAACGGCTCGCTGGCCCTCAGTCTGTCTGTGCCAACATCCAAGCTTTCGCCACCACTCCTGTCATCCCTCTCCTCGCTGTCGGCCTTCCCCCTCTCCTTCGGTGCTTTCCCTCTGGTGTCCCCGGCGGCCCTCGGCACAGTGAGCCCCTCCTCCACCCTGTCAAAGCCTTACAGGCCGTGGGGCACAGAGATTGGGGCCTTCTGA
- the stmn2a gene encoding stathmin-2a, producing the protein MAKTATAYKEKMKELSVLSLICSCFYPETRNKLVCEFEDMEVKAINKRASGQAFEVILKPQSPVSDLAHNLPSPPKRDISLDDIEKKLEAAEDRRKYQEAQVLRALAEKRDHERDVLLKAMEENSNFSKMAEEKLQMKMDQIKENRDAHLAAMIERLQEKERHAALVRKNKELGEREREREELTA; encoded by the exons ATGGCCAAAACAGCAACCG CGTATAAAGAGAAGATGAAGGAGCTGTCCGTCCTCTCCCTCATCTGCTCCTGCTTCTACCCAGAGACACGCAACAAGCTCGTGTGTGAGTTTGAAG acatggaGGTGAAAGCTATAAACAAGCGGGCCTCTGGTCAGGCCTTTGAGGTGATTCTCAAGCCCCAGTCTCCGGTGTCAGACCTAGCCCACAACCTCCCCTCGCCTCCCAAGAGGGACATCTCCCTGGATGACATTGAGAAGAAACTGGAGGCTGCTGAAGACCGGAGGAAG TATCAGGAGGCCCAGGTGCTGAGGGCTTTGGCAGAAAAGCGAGACCACGAGAGGGACGTGTTGCTCAAGGCCATGGAGGAGAACAGCAACTTCAGCAAGATGGCCGAGGAGAAGCTGCAGATGAAGATGGACCAGATCAAGGAGAACCGTGACGCCCATCTGGCGGCCATGATCGAGCGTCTACAGGAGAAG GAGAGACACGCAGCTCTGGTGCGCAAGAACAAAGAGCTGGgcgagagggagagggagagggaagagTTGACAGCATGA